The Phyllopteryx taeniolatus isolate TA_2022b chromosome 19, UOR_Ptae_1.2, whole genome shotgun sequence genome includes the window CTATTTTAGTTTTGTACGTGTCATTATTTCTTTTGCCACTTACTCGATCAGCGGAGCTCCATAGAGAACTATCACAGTGTGGAAGAACAAGCAGGACAGGAAGAAGTACAAGCAGGAACGAATCAACCTGGACAGCTTCACAAAGACGTCaaaatcattcattcacttGAAATAATACTTTTTGAACGTGTTTGTATCCAAATAGTTATGTGTTTGGAGTCCTTGCCCACCCATCAaaggaatgaatggaaatgttatTGATCTGTTGCAGTCTTGCGTTAAGTGAGATAATGACATTGACTTCTTGAAAGCACACTTGCTTGATTGCGTTATGTTGTTGTTGGGAGCTTGGGGTTTGTTTTTGGAGATTTTGTCCACGCGTCACAAAAGTAAATACGTGTATTATCTCGGACTCTCTCGCTTGTTTTCCACAATCTAGTCTCGGTTTCCACGAGTCGACACAACCCGCGCGACGTCacgctagtaaaaaaaaaaaaagggctcgCCATTGTCTCAGCAGTATTTGGGGTGGGATTAGAGCTCGCACGATGCATGACAGACCCGCCCCCCTAATACCGGCCAATCTTACAATTTCATTCTTGATCATTGGGGAATTTGGagccaaaaaaggaaaactatgTCTGCTTTAATATAGTCTTCTTGACCGTGTGTTGTCCGACCTTGTATCCCAGCGTGTGCTTCCTGGTCGGCGGCGAGATGCCGAGCAGCCAGAAGAAGGCGACGCTGACCGCGGCCACGGCGCCGGACACCGAGTATATCCACAGCAGGTGGGTGCCGTAGACAGAGAAGCCCGGGACGAGAGCCGCGGGCACGACGGTGGCCACGAGCACCGAGAGGGCGATGGTGGCGTGGGTGCTCACCATGGCTCGGATCTCGTGGTCCCACATGGTAGTCGACGACCACAATGTGCGGCTAAGAGCTTTAAATTGCGAATAAAGCGCGACCGAACAGAGTCAGAACGTCCATGGGTGGTTGCGCCTCACTTCCGTAAATATGGAGTTGCGCATACTTCCACCAATCACAGTTTAGAAACTCGTCACATTTGGCCAATCTGATGAGTAGACGTTTTCATGAATCGGAAGTTAGGGTTCACCGTGTTcgaccttttttttcttattgatttgctatttttttaaatatttgattattttggggGGTATGATTATTGaatgaattacaaaaatgtataaatagaaGGCGATTTAAATCACAATCAGCTGCTTTCGTTTAATGTTGAACGACACAGCcgttaaccaatcacatttcggAATCTCGCAACATTGACAAATTGGATGAGTTGACGTCATTATGAACGGGAAGTTACGACCATAGCGCTCTCGCGTTTTTGTGTTCCTGTGTTTTAGCACgctatgttttgtttatatttttctgaaaataattattgaattaaataaaaaatgcttcgGAAAACAAGTCGATTTTAAACTGGAATCAGCTGCTTTCATCGTTACTAACCACAAAGCTGTTAGCCAATAATATTTCGGAATTTTGCGGCATTTGACCAATCCGATGCGTCGGCGTCATCAAAAACCGGATGTTTACAAGAATAGCACTAATAATTTAGCGTCGTAAAAGAGTAGGCCTTCAGTGAAATAACGGATTATTTCCATAACTTTAAAGGAAGCACCGCcacaaataaaaaggaaatatgGTCTGTGAAAAGTGTAAGTTCAGCTAACGGTTGTCTTTCGTCAAATTTGAGCTGAAAGTTTGTGTTCCTGAATGACGTACGGTCATTTGAAGCTCACACAGCTATCGTGTCAAACAGTCCCTATTTCTTGTTGTATTGTCACTAATTTAGCTGGTGCGTGTGACTtcgtctgtttttgttttaggtgAGAAGAAGCTGGGGAGAGTCATCACCCCGGACACTTGGAAGGACGGAGCTCGAAATACGATAGGTAAGATGGAGGTTACACATGCAGGTATCACGCCTGTGGACAGTGTAGAAGTCATCCAGGTTGAGGTCATCcgcatgttttatttatttttttgtctgtactTTGGAAATTACAAATCTTTTTTGGTTAGTGGCTTCTCGCTGTGAGTGGGGAGTCACCTGTAACGTGGCATGATATATTTTCCTTCGTCGTTCCAGAGAGCGGCGGCCGCAAGCGTAATGAAAACAAGCTCCTGACTTCGAAGAAAGCCAGGTGAGTATCGCGTCAACAGCGTTGTATTTCTAGTAGCCGAGGGACTTGTAATGTCATTTGTGCACAATTTAATGTTTACACCAGATACCCAAAGGAAGACTTGCCAAAGTCTCACGCCACCCACCAGGTGGCGGTAGTGGTTTCATTGAGTGTGGGAGGGCTAAAACTCTTGGCATTGCTTTCACAGTATACTTaagttttaaaaagtcacagGTTCAAACTGTCATCAGCGGTAATGagccgttttctttttttgagtcaTTAGTGCAGGCAAAGTGACGAGACCCCTCCCCTTTTGTCGTTGGCGTGAGCAGACAGTGAGCCCGACAGCTTTTCTCCATGTCCATCACATTTACGGGAGCGCCACTCATCACTCTTCGACGTATTTCATGTCATGTTGATATATTAATGTAACGCTGTCTTGAACTGACCGTTTGCAACCAGCCGCGAGAGTTGGCGTGCCTACAATTGGTGAAATAAAAACGACAGGCCGATAACATAGCTAACTATCGTCGCTAATATCAGCTAGTTTCTTGTCTGATGTTAATTTACAAAACTGAGAAGAGCTGCGAACTACTATTTTCCTCAGAAATAAGTAATTTTACTGTTACACtaaatttagattttatttacaattcaattgtttttatttttacgttCACTGACGTAACACTTATTCTATGTATTGTTGTTTAAAAGTCAAATGGATTGTGttcactggggggggggggaagtcatttatccaaacagttaaaaataatacatttcagaGCTGTATTTGCAATACTGTGATACCACAAAACCACTGTTTTTGCTCAATTTATCATACCGTCAGAATCTGATTGCAGCCCACGCCAATGGTCTCTCAGCTATGGCGGGGGTTCTGAAACGTATCCCACGCAGGCGATCAacgagaaagttcagcactgttgctacTTTCCCGTACTTCAAGatgcagaatgctcaatgagacGAACAAGAACCCTAGCGTGTCAGCTACAGATTTACAGATGTCTGCAGAAAACAATGCTTTATTATCAGCATTCAATAACCGATAAGAAGGCATTTTTCCAACTCATTGTGATTCGTCCCCACAAACCCCCTTTCAGGTTCGACCCGTACAGCAAGACCGGCTTCGCCACATGTCGCATCTGCAAGAGCTCCGTCCATCAGTCGGGATCGCACTACTGCCAAGGCTGCGCTTACAAGAAAGGTTGGTCCATCGCGCCCAAGCTCTGAAGAGCTTTTTCATGGAGCTCGTTCATCGTTTTTGCCTGTGGCAGAATAGTTTTTGGTCCCAATGCATTACGCACGCTCTCAACCACATATTTAATCCACAttgaaaaagagattttaaAACCGCAGtatcccttttttccccccccccttgttaaaaaaaaattgcagtgtCAGCAGTAGGAATGGGCTTAATAATCACCTTTAATCGATTGTTCGTAGCCGATTGTCCAATTTAGTATGttgaaaaaagagagagggtgagaagctcagtcatccgggaggggctcagagtagagccgctgctcctccacattgagaggagccagatgaggcagGTGGGGCATCTAATTAGGATGAGtgctggacgcctccctggtgaggtgttccgggcacgtccaaccgggaggagaccccggggacgacccaggacacgctggagtgagtacgtctcccggctggcctgggaacgcctcgggatccccttgggagagctggatgaagttgctgagaacaggaaagtctgggcgtccctactAAAGCTAGTGACCCaccgacccgaccttggataagccgaagaaaatggatggatggatggatggctggacttTTCAACTTGCCGCAGCGTCATAAAATAAAAGgttgttcaattaaaaatgcCAATGAATAAGTGCCagtcaaaaaatgtgaaaaggtcAAGAAATCATTGGGAATCACAGAGTCCCGTTTGTCCCTGAGCATAAGGAGTGATTTGATTGATTGTGTCAAACGGATTTTTAAACCATGGCCCAAAGCAGCTGAGGAAAAATGGAGTGCGCTAACCTTTGAAGActttccctttttaaaaaaaaaaaaaaaaaaaaaaaaaagaataaatgaaaaccATTTCTGACGGGTAATCAAATGTACAGTGcccttcaaaagtattggagGCCAAGGtcaattatttttatgaatgtttttgtttgtgtgtggtatTTTTTGATAATTAGAATTTGTAGTCTTTTTCCCTTCAAACAAGTCAACATAACTGAGGTTTACGCATGTATTTTCCATGCAATGGCATGAATAGAGCGTCCAAAGCGGAATTGCCTCACAGCCGTGAGACCATGCTGATTTGTTTTCCTCCCGTTTGGTCGTATGTTTTCATATTATTCCAAACTTTACTTTGTTTTCCGTGCAAATGATTCAACATAACGGATGTTTCCGCACCGTCGCATATTTTTGACCCAACAGTGCGAGCAGAGAATCCGAAGCTTGCAGACCGCACTGATAAGTGTTTTCCCCCCAATTAGTCAtgcattttgttattattaggaCTTTTACcatcttttttctttccaaattgctcaaccaaaacaaaacattagtaTAGTATTCATTCAGAATCCAGACATTTTGTAACGCTGTAGCCTTTTTTTTCTACTAATCGCTGCCGATGGGCTCGTTGTGCGTCGTACTTCGCATGGCCTAAATCCAAATTGGAGGGCATGTGGTGTCAACTGGTGCGCCGGTCGCGCCCacaagtttgtgtgtgcgcagtgTAAATTACGACTCCTAACAAATCCCGCATTGTCCCGAGACTCTTACCCTAAAAGATGTTGAAAAACAGCAACACCGCCTCCTCTGTGATTTCTCTCACATGCGCCGTCCCTTGATCTCCTCAGGAATCTGCGCCATGTGCGGGAAGAAGGTCCTCGACACCACCAACTACAAGCAGACGTCAGTGTGACCGTGCCGTACGTCATACGTTTGTCACCGGTTTCCCCACAATGTCCTCTC containing:
- the cript gene encoding cysteine-rich PDZ-binding protein; the encoded protein is MVCEKCEKKLGRVITPDTWKDGARNTIESGGRKRNENKLLTSKKARFDPYSKTGFATCRICKSSVHQSGSHYCQGCAYKKGICAMCGKKVLDTTNYKQTSV